One Leptospira wolbachii serovar Codice str. CDC genomic region harbors:
- the lsa25.6 gene encoding Lsa25.6 family adhesin, whose translation MKKIFIITFSCLYFNCSPVQFTEVKNQALVQWNDLGLGFFLATKEVGDFYHDLAWIYGDLKDQSKTFPLFNEWRDPKTKQPTRRLWFGPETQKLVEWSDENQNGIWETKTYFNQTAKTGITSGHIAYSDFDTDENGFMNVRIFLGARVEELVQEKGTIRIWAEGNGNLEKVDAFIRTKNLTDLGPSRIIPISESWANHPEKVSQSKYRAVYQP comes from the coding sequence ATGAAAAAAATCTTTATCATTACTTTCTCCTGCCTTTATTTTAACTGCTCTCCCGTACAATTCACAGAAGTGAAAAACCAAGCCTTAGTGCAGTGGAATGACTTAGGTCTTGGTTTTTTCTTAGCTACCAAAGAAGTAGGAGATTTTTATCATGACCTAGCTTGGATTTACGGCGATTTAAAAGACCAATCCAAAACCTTTCCTCTGTTTAACGAATGGAGAGACCCAAAAACAAAACAACCTACACGTCGTTTGTGGTTTGGACCCGAGACACAAAAATTAGTGGAATGGTCTGATGAAAATCAAAACGGGATTTGGGAAACAAAAACCTATTTTAACCAAACCGCAAAAACAGGAATCACATCTGGACATATTGCCTACTCCGACTTCGATACTGACGAAAATGGATTTATGAATGTTCGTATTTTTTTAGGGGCTCGCGTCGAAGAACTGGTCCAAGAAAAGGGAACCATTCGTATCTGGGCAGAAGGAAATGGCAACCTTGAAAAAGTCGATGCATTTATTCGCACAAAAAATCTAACCGACTTAGGCCCAAGCCGTATAATTCCTATTTCCGAATCCTGGGCGAATCACCCAGAAAAAGTTTCGCAAAGTAAATATAGGGCAGTTTATCAACCTTAG
- a CDS encoding arylesterase: MPYIIFFSVFFLFSCGNPSDQTNTNSSASKTPNDTKRIIYFGDSLTAGYGLLDYEDAWPHVLTKRINAEGYAYQMTNAGVSGDTTSGGLGRLEWVLAEKPTIFVLELGANDMLRGISPNVTKENLRSMIRQIKSQYPNTKILLVGMYATPNMGKKYASAFNSIYPELSKEENVPLVPFILEKVASIRKLNQKDGIHPTEAGHKLVSETVYPYLKPLLVK; encoded by the coding sequence ATGCCTTATATAATTTTTTTCAGCGTGTTTTTTCTTTTTTCTTGTGGGAACCCTTCTGACCAGACGAATACCAATTCTTCTGCAAGCAAAACACCAAATGATACTAAACGTATTATTTATTTCGGAGATTCCCTGACGGCGGGGTATGGTCTTTTGGATTACGAAGATGCCTGGCCCCATGTATTGACCAAAAGAATCAATGCAGAAGGCTATGCCTATCAAATGACCAATGCTGGTGTTTCTGGAGACACAACTAGCGGTGGGCTTGGAAGGTTAGAATGGGTTCTTGCGGAAAAACCTACTATCTTTGTTTTAGAATTAGGTGCCAATGATATGCTCCGAGGCATTAGTCCAAACGTAACAAAAGAAAACCTTCGTTCGATGATTCGGCAAATTAAATCCCAATATCCAAACACTAAGATATTGTTAGTGGGGATGTATGCAACTCCCAATATGGGTAAAAAATATGCGAGTGCATTTAATTCTATATATCCAGAACTTTCTAAAGAAGAGAATGTGCCTCTAGTTCCATTTATATTAGAAAAAGTTGCCTCCATCCGTAAACTCAATCAAAAAGATGGTATTCACCCTACAGAAGCAGGCCATAAATTAGTTTCCGAAACAGTTTATCCATATCTGAAACCTTTGTTAGTGAAATAG
- a CDS encoding OmpA family protein, translating to MLKKNFPYNVLIFILFALTVVSCNTTGKPEWAESVAFQKFCGCVSVKEEKANDHLGSLPVGALDELGTSEYLEKIYKGLRSDFEHSGTPFEEVGGSLVGKGVELKRIEDDEKRLRELLIVIDGDVAFPSGKSTLTPKAKELIAKVGDAMEAYPETNCRIGGHTDSVGAFAMNLKLSKERSQSVKLELKLIHRIVEARFKEVDGFADLQKIIDTMLAEKKNRRTEIYVGTVRIVY from the coding sequence ATGCTTAAAAAAAACTTTCCATACAATGTTTTAATTTTTATCTTATTTGCCTTAACTGTTGTAAGCTGTAATACAACAGGAAAACCGGAGTGGGCAGAATCTGTTGCCTTCCAAAAGTTCTGCGGTTGTGTTTCTGTCAAAGAAGAAAAAGCCAATGACCACTTGGGAAGTTTGCCTGTGGGTGCGTTAGATGAATTAGGCACTTCCGAATATTTGGAAAAAATTTACAAAGGCCTTCGGAGTGACTTCGAACACTCTGGAACTCCATTTGAAGAAGTGGGAGGAAGTCTTGTTGGAAAAGGGGTCGAACTCAAACGTATTGAAGATGATGAAAAAAGGTTACGAGAACTTTTAATTGTGATCGATGGGGACGTAGCTTTCCCATCTGGAAAATCAACTCTCACTCCAAAAGCAAAAGAACTCATCGCCAAAGTTGGGGATGCTATGGAAGCATACCCTGAAACCAATTGTCGTATTGGTGGACACACGGATAGTGTAGGTGCATTTGCAATGAACCTCAAACTTAGTAAGGAACGTTCTCAATCCGTAAAACTTGAATTAAAGCTGATTCACAGAATAGTTGAAGCACGTTTTAAGGAAGTGGATGGTTTCGCTGATTTACAAAAAATTATCGATACGATGCTTGCAGAAAAGAAAAACCGTAGAACAGAAATTTATGTAGGGACGGTTCGCATTGTTTACTAG